In the genome of Budorcas taxicolor isolate Tak-1 chromosome 7, Takin1.1, whole genome shotgun sequence, the window AGACACAGGGAGCCTGTGGGAGGGGTGGGTTTGGAGGAAGGGAGACCAGAGCTCTTAGGCCTTTATCAGCTCAAGATGCCATGAGCCAGCCACATGGGGCCATTAAAGGGCCAGTTTTATGTCCGAGTCCAGAGCCCAGGTGACGTCAGGGCAGGAGGGACACAGATGGTGAGACCTGGGCTGCAGAAGCCCAGCGCAAGGAGTGGAGTCCATTTTTCAGCCGGGAAggaaaagtcttttttaaaaaaattttacttcccTGACCCCTTCCCCcagctctggcaaccaccaacaTGTTCCCTGTATCTGtgagttcaattttttaaaattttaacctaTCATCTATCTGTGCcctgctgcatggcttgtgggatctcagttcccgaCCATGGGTTGAatcccaggccacagcagtgaaagcaccaagtcctaaccactagaccaccatgGAACTCCCTTGTtttattttagactccacatataagtgagatcatgtagtatttgtctttatctggctgacttatttcacttagcatagtgccttTAAGGTCCttctgtgtgcgtgctaagtcacttcaattgtgtccaactctttgtgaccccatggactgtagcccattaggttcctctgtccatgggattctccaagcaagaatactggagtgggttgccatttcctcctccaagggatcttcccaacccagggatcgaacccacacctcctgcagctcctggCCCTAAGGTCATTCTATATTGTCCCAAATGGCAAGATTCcttttttacagatgaataatatttcattctatAAATATACTTACCacatcttatccattcatccatcagtggacacttaggttgcttctgtggtttggctcttgtaaatagtgctgcagtgaacgtgcGGGTGCCGATGTCTTTTCAAGTTAGCATTTTGGTTTCCTTCAGagaaatacccagaaatggaattgctgtatcatagtcgttctattttgacttttttgaggaactgccgtACTTCTTTCCATAGTGATTGCACCCATTTACATTCTCAACAATGGTGCACGAAGGTTCCCTTTCCTCAACATCTTCGCCTACACTTATCTTTtgcattctttgtttcttttggccTCGCCATTCAGCaaggcatgcaagatcttagttccccaggccAGTGATCgcacccctgcctcctgcagtggaagggcggAGTCCTAAGCACTAGGCTGCCAGCGAAGTCCCTTTCTTGGCTTTTTGATGCTTGCCATTCTAACcgatgtgaggtggtatctcattgtggttttgactgcATTTTCCTAAGGATTAGTGAGgttcccccagtggctcagcagtaaagaatccgcctgcagtgcaggagccacaggagacatgggctcgatctctgggtcgggaagatcccccgttggagagcatggcaacccactccagtattttttcttttttttttttgcctggagaatcccatggactctcatgccagaggagcctggcaggctacagtccatagggttgcaaagagtcacacacgactgaagtgactgagcaggcacgcatgCAAAgattagtgatgatgagcatcttttcatgaaccCGCTGGACATCTGGAAAGAGAAGTCTTGATTCAGGGACTGCATGACTGAATGGCTGACCAACAAGTCATGGCTgaatgatttgcccaaggttgTACAAGAAGCTATTTGGCAGGATGAGAATCTGGGGGGGTCCTACCTTCCAGCCAGTGCTCTTGCCACTGCTCCAAGAACAGGTCTTAGGGAAGAATGGCAGGTGGTTGGAGCCACCCCAGCCTTACATTCCCCATTTCCCCACAGGTCCAGGAGCTGCAGGATTCCCTGCTGAGGCTGGAGCCCTTTCCACCTCCTTCCTGTGACCAAGCAGGTGGCTCAGGTAGTGGTTCCAGCAGCTCTGGGGCTGATGGAGAGACCTGGGGCTCACAGGTGAGTGTGTGAAGCTAAAAACCACGGTCTGTTTCAGATCCTTAGGGTTTGGGGCCATGAGACTCAAATCCTGGTCATGTGATCCAATAGTTTCGGGGATTGGAGAAGGCCTAAATCCTAATGCTGGGCTCTCAGTGAAAATTCTGGGTGAATCAAGTCACCTTTTTTCGATAGGATCCCTTCTCCCGGGCTCACCCCCTGCTCCGGCGCCTGCAGAGTGATTCCAGCACCCAGATGCTTGGGTCTCTCCCAACCCAGCCCCTTGCTCCTGAGATGCACATCATGGAAGCCCAGATGGAGCGACTCCGAGGGTAAGAGTCACAAATGCTGGGCTCGTAAGGGCACTGGTGCCGCCCAGCTGGGATATAAAGCCAGGAGTCTGGagctggagtgggggtggggtggggaaggtggggatggggtggggaaatCAATGGTGTCCTAACTGCCCTTCAAAGTCACTCACTTTTCCCTCTTCCCCCACCTCCGGAGGCAGGAACATTGAGAAACTCAAATGCTTCAACCGCCTACTGTCAGCTGTGCTCCAGGAGTACAAGGGCCGGTGTGAGAGCCTCAGCATGCAGCTGGGCCAGCGGGAGGCTGAGGCCACTGCGCTGCGTCTAGCCTTGCAGTATAGGTCAGTGCACCCCAGCCATGATTCACATGTTTTCTACTGCCTGGGAAGGAAATGGATATCCTCAAAGGATAGTCCCACTTCCCAGAGAGAGACGGAGCCCTCTCAGAAAAGTATTTGCCCTTGCCGTGGAAATTAACTTAAGGCAGTTTTCGTCCCAGGGTGCTAAAGGAATTTACAAACTCCCAGGGTTGGGGTTAGGAGGAGGAGTGACAGATCCAGGAGCAAGTGGGAGTGTCACCTACGCAACAGGATGGGTGTGCTGGGGTGCTCAGAACTGCTGTCCCACAGTGAACACTGTGAGGAGGCGTATGGAGCCTTACTCGCTCTCCGGGAGGCAGACTCAGGAGCTGGAAAAGGAGCCTTCGTGGATGACTTGGAGGCAGCTGAGAAGGAAGCTCAGAGGCTCCTAGTCCAAGAGAAGGCTGCCATGGATGGAGTGACACTGCAGGATCCATGTCCAAGGTGCCCTTGGGAGCCCCGGGGACTGGGTGGGCCAGTGAGTGGGGCTCTGGTTGCAGAATGGGGCTCCCAGAACTGGCCCTATATTGGGGGCTGGCGTGGCTCCTGAGGTTGGCATTAGGCCTGCCGGAGTTGGCTGTTTTCTACTCAGCAAAGTTGACGTGGTGGTTACAGCCATTGGGGGTGGGATAGGACCCACCAGGGTGGCATGAAGATGGCTCGTGGTGCCCACTGATCAGGTGGTATGATGGTGCTTAATGGGGTTGGCATGATGCTAGTACCCATAGGGGTTGTCATGATGCTGTGTAACAGGGTTGGCAGGTTGAGCAATGGTGCTCATTGAGTTGGTGTGATGGCTTCCCTGTGATGGTGTGAGTGACTGTGCCCATTGGCATGGCGGTGTTCATTCATCACTGATGAATGATCATCGGCGGGCTGATGTTGCCTGTTTGGGTTTACGTTATGGTGCCCACCGTGTTAGTTTGACCATGCCTACCACAGATGGCCTTGGAAGGAACCATCATGGTCAGTAAGATGGAAGATGACAAAGCGCACCAGGATTGCCATGAAGTTAGCGTAGCCACGCTGAGCAGAGTTCACACAGgcctctcctgtctcctgtaGTCCCGAAGGCAGCAGCGTGGATAAGCCCACATCACAGGAGGTGGCGTCCCAGCTCCAGGGCTATGTTCAGCGTCTCCAGGAACGCCGTGCTCTGGTGAAGATTCCCCCTGAGCCTGGCTCTACCTGGGTGCCCATATCTACCGTGCCCCACGCAGAAGCCATGGTGCAGGCCATTCTGGGGGCCCAgcctggcccagccctgccccggaTGGAGAAGATGCAGATCCAGCAGGACCTGGCGGCCACACGGGTACACATGGGCTGCGGTCACTGTGTTGATCTTTCCTGGTGGGACCAAATCCTTTGCTGAGTCTGAGTGAGATGCGATTAGGGGACCAAGTAGTAAGGGAGAGTTTTGCTGGATATTGTTTGAAATTTGTGACCTGGCGTGAAAGagctgggggcttctctggtgactcaggaggtaaagaatccgcctgccaatgcaggagacacgagttcgatccctgggtcgggaagatcccctggagaagggaatggcaccccactccagtagtcttgcctggaaaattccatggacagaggcgcctggcgggctacaattcatggggttgcaaaagagtcagacatgactgagcagctatcACATGCATGAAAGAGCTGAGGTTCTGAATTTGGAGAAACTCCAGATGCTACCATTGAGTTGCTACTCGACTTTGTCTAAGACACTTGTTCTCTCTGAATGGCTATTTCTACAGCTGTAGTTTTTATGGAAGGATTTTTCCTATCATGCAAGATCAAGGTAAGGgttaggattcttgcctgaggagCCCTCAGTGGGCACCTCCTAGAGGCTCAGTTTTCTCAACGGTTGACCTTCAAGGTACATTTTCTACCTTCCCCTTGGTCTTCAGGAGACTCTGGCGGACCTGATGCTGCGGCTACAGCTGGTGAGGCGGGAAAAGCGGGCTCTGGAACTGCGGGAGGCTGCCCTCCGAGCCCAGGGCCCAGCCCACGTGCTCCTGCTGGAGCAGCTGCGCTGGGCGCGGGCACAGCTTCGGACTGGCGGGGCCAACAGCAGCGGTGGAGACAGCAGTGGAGGTGGGAGCAGTGGAGATGAAGAGGAGTGGTCCCAGGTGAGTGACCCTGCCTTGGCCCGGTAGGGATAGCAGTATACTACTGGATATGTGGTCCTGGTTAATCCTAGCctcctttgagcctcagtttccatttcTGCACCAAAAAAAGGAGTTGAATGGTAAAAATGCATGTGAAAATTCATGCTTGTACTTGGGAGTTTCTTTCTTTGAGAGTATTGCGCCCAATAAGCCCCAAGGGATTTAGTGTCTCCCACTCACACCTGTCCCTTCTACTTCCCACCTCCAGGCTATTCATACCCTCGTTCCCCACTCTAACAGCTCCAGGCCGTGCTTCATATTTTCCTAAATTTTGGCTCCAGCTTACTCTCTGAGGCTTTCCTTCTTGCCCCTACTGTCTAATCATGTCTATCCTCTGGTTTAAAGCCTTAGAGGCTTCTGGAACCCTCCTTTGAATCATCTCTTCTACCTCCATGCCTTTCTAAGTGCTACGCCCCTGCCAGGAACACCAGTCACTTTCCTCTTTATCTAAGTCCTTGACTTCCTACAGGTCTGAGCTCAGAcatcacctcctctgggaagtcCCCGTGAACTGCCTGAAAATGAGATTATTTATTTCCCTTGTTAGGGAACACCTGTATCCTTATTGGGGCATCTCATAAGACTGGGGGCTCTGTAAGCgcagggactgtagccaccaTAGTCTGTGATGACTTCAGCGTTCAGCTTGGGCTGAACACACTCTCAGCCTAGGTCAATGTCACTCCCCTCCCTTCTGCCTCCCTCAGGGTCCTCCTGCTCTCCCTAGTGGCAGCAGGGGTATTGATGGGGGCCAAGTGAGCAAAGTGCAGCACCCAGAAGAACTGACCCAGGAACTGTCAGCGTCACTCACTCGGTGTGTGCCTGGGTACTGTGCTGGGGTATGTGTGGCCTGGGTGGGGGTAATATGTGAGAGCCCACTGGGGTGTTGTGTACAGTGGAGGACTGGGTGTACAGCTGTATTCACATGGAAACATCCcatgggtgggagtggggaaggcAGACAGGAGTGGCTATGTCTGTGAGCTCCTCTCTCTCCACCCTTGTACCAGGGCTCTGGGCCTGCGGGAACAGCTGCAGGCTCTGCTGGAAAAGCTAGAAGAGGTGGCTCGGAAGGAACGAGCCAGACGTGCTCAGAGTACTGAGCTGAACAGTGATTTATGCAAAGCTCACAGGTGGGTCTCTCTGTGGAACCTCAGAGGCATCCCTGGCTCTCTCTGGGCCACAGCTTCCCCCCTGTAAGGCGGGGGGCAGGTTCAATCCATTCCACACCTCCTCTGGGGCCTGATGTGTGTCAGCCCCTGCTGAGTGATGCTGGGACCCCCAGAAGACTCAGTCTCAAAGACTTCCTGTCTGGGGCTGGGAGGACATGGCCCTTGTCTTGGGTGGAATGGGGGGCTGTTTCCTGGCTCAGCCTCCTTCTCCCTTCAGCACCTTGGTCATGGCCTTCCGAGGTGCCCACCGGAAGCAGGAAGAGCAACGGCAGAAGCTGGAGCAGCAGATGGCACTGATGGAAGCCCGACAGGCAGAGGAGCTGGCAGTGCTAGAAGCCACCGCAAGGGCCCTGGGGAGGTCCAGACTTCCCTGCCCGCCTTCCCGGCCTGGGGAGACCTTTCTCTAGGCCCTCCTCTGGCCATGTCTGGACGTGCCAGATAGTTGTGATAGGTCACATCATAAACTGTTCTGGAGTGACATTGTGTCATGTGGCATGACTTTGCATGTTGAGGCATGTTCTGGGTGATGAGGGCTGATATACCTGAATGTCTGGGGCTTGAtggggagagggctgccatttgaGAAAGGCTCGGTCTCTTTGGTCTGATCCCATGTGGCATGCGAAGAGACATGTCAGAAGGGTCATGGCAGAAGCAGCTTGGGCTGTGGAGACAGGATTCTCATGACTGGCTGGGGGCATTCAGGGTTCAGTGAGGTTACATAGTCAGAGCTGAAATTCCAACCCTTATCTGCCTCCAGAAGCCCAGGAAGGTGTCCACTGGGGCAGGGCACACTTTCCCCTGCTCACCCGCTTCCCAAGGAAATGCTAGGTTCAGTCTGAAGGATATTCCCAAGAGGAAGATACCCATAACCCAGAAGGAAGACTGAGGCCGGAGCAGTTCAGCATGTGAAATATTCGCTGGAAGGCCATTGCTCCCTgagtggagggagggggaagggggaatCAGAGGTGGCCTTAGAACTTGCATTCAAAGAGTGTGGAGCTAACGTAAAGGGCTTTAGGGTGGTGAGCAAAGGGAAGAAACTCTGCAAGTGAGATCTCAGGGGCGTTATACAGCTGTTGTTGAGGAACTCAGGTTTGCTAACCATGGGCAAAGAAGTACACTGCCCTAGGGCGTCTGGATGGCTCTTGGCCAGTCTGAAAAGTTGCCAGTTTCACCTGCAGGAGATGGGAGCTCTGGGAGGTGCCAGTGTCAGATTAATAGCAGGCAAGTGATTAGCATCTTATTTACATAGGCCACGCCCCCGCCCTTCCCGCGGAGTCTGGCAGAGTTGGGAAAGGGTGTTAGGCTCGACACAGACGCTCCGGATTAGTGGCCAGCTGTCCCCTCCTGGGTGGTAGCTGAAATTCAAGACGCGGATTAGATAGATTTTCATTCCCAGCCTGGTGGGGGTGAGGTTCGAGGGGGATTCCAGGCAGCACCTGTGCAGGTGTGTGCGCGGCGCGGCTGCCTCTCGCCGGCAGGGCAAGGCTGACCTGAAGTCGGCGCGAGGCAGCCGCCGAGACCCAACCTGGTCCTCCGGATCCACAGGAGCCTCGGGCCAGCGCTGGGGGCTGGTGACCTTCGAACCATAAGCACAATCTCCGGACCGTGGCAGGGTTTGCAGAAAGCAGGGAAACAGGCGGGCAAGGTCGCCCGTAGCCCGGCAGAGGACCCGACTGTACGACCCTCTTGTCCGTCTCCCTCCCTAAGAGTCTAACAGTGACCTTAGCCCCGAGTCTCACAAGGTTGCCCGTGGCGGGGGGGATGGGGCCGAGAGGAAACAAGGTCACCTGTTGGAAGGTGGGGAAGGAGTTCGCCCCGGCGGTGGGGGCGGGAGCTGAGGTCACcgttgg includes:
- the USHBP1 gene encoding harmonin-binding protein USHBP1 isoform X1, whose protein sequence is MSARATRPRSRRGRHALPGELDPVAESSEEAEAASGSSEPGPVASQDSTKVELLAPEVEAKGQGLESRTDKEVDGDSSRGPAPAPEGRPREETHQAPETALQDGESVPSGPDVFQTLQQALSSLEAAVAAWRHRPPNCPGPVEAKDGSEGAPKPCLEQEGAGSCQREAARLAERNAWLRLALGSREDELIRTQNSLQAFQAEKEMLQREVQELQDSLLRLEPFPPPSCDQAGGSGSGSSSSGADGETWGSQDPFSRAHPLLRRLQSDSSTQMLGSLPTQPLAPEMHIMEAQMERLRGNIEKLKCFNRLLSAVLQEYKGRCESLSMQLGQREAEATALRLALQYSEHCEEAYGALLALREADSGAGKGAFVDDLEAAEKEAQRLLVQEKAAMDGVTLQDPCPSPEGSSVDKPTSQEVASQLQGYVQRLQERRALVKIPPEPGSTWVPISTVPHAEAMVQAILGAQPGPALPRMEKMQIQQDLAATRETLADLMLRLQLVRREKRALELREAALRAQGPAHVLLLEQLRWARAQLRTGGANSSGGDSSGGGSSGDEEEWSQGPPALPSGSRGIDGGQVSKVQHPEELTQELSASLTRALGLREQLQALLEKLEEVARKERARRAQSTELNSDLCKAHSTLVMAFRGAHRKQEEQRQKLEQQMALMEARQAEELAVLEATARALGRSRLPCPPSRPGETFL
- the USHBP1 gene encoding harmonin-binding protein USHBP1 isoform X2; translation: MLCPTDKEVDGDSSRGPAPAPEGRPREETHQAPETALQDGESVPSGPDVFQTLQQALSSLEAAVAAWRHRPPNCPGPVEAKDGSEGAPKPCLEQEGAGSCQREAARLAERNAWLRLALGSREDELIRTQNSLQAFQAEKEMLQREVQELQDSLLRLEPFPPPSCDQAGGSGSGSSSSGADGETWGSQDPFSRAHPLLRRLQSDSSTQMLGSLPTQPLAPEMHIMEAQMERLRGNIEKLKCFNRLLSAVLQEYKGRCESLSMQLGQREAEATALRLALQYSEHCEEAYGALLALREADSGAGKGAFVDDLEAAEKEAQRLLVQEKAAMDGVTLQDPCPSPEGSSVDKPTSQEVASQLQGYVQRLQERRALVKIPPEPGSTWVPISTVPHAEAMVQAILGAQPGPALPRMEKMQIQQDLAATRETLADLMLRLQLVRREKRALELREAALRAQGPAHVLLLEQLRWARAQLRTGGANSSGGDSSGGGSSGDEEEWSQGPPALPSGSRGIDGGQVSKVQHPEELTQELSASLTRALGLREQLQALLEKLEEVARKERARRAQSTELNSDLCKAHSTLVMAFRGAHRKQEEQRQKLEQQMALMEARQAEELAVLEATARALGRSRLPCPPSRPGETFL